Proteins from one Scyliorhinus canicula chromosome 6, sScyCan1.1, whole genome shotgun sequence genomic window:
- the serinc1 gene encoding serine incorporator 1 — protein sequence MGAVLGVCSLASWIPCLCGSAPCLLCGCCPSGKNSTVTRLIFAFFLLLGVGVACIMLMPGMEEQLKKIPGFCDGGMDIPGVHGQVNCDVLVGYKAVYRVCFGMAMFFLLFSLLMIKVKSSQDPRAAVHNGFWFFKFATVIAITVGAFFIPEGPFTTVWFYVGMAGAFCFILIQLVLLIDFAHSWNESWVEKMEEGNSRCWYAALLSATGMNYLLSLVAIVLFYCYYTRPEGCTENKVFISLNMLLCIASSVMSILPKIQESQPRSGLLQSSIITLYTMYLTWSAMTNEPDRKCNPSLLSMIGYNSTGTHVPGQVIQWWDAQGIVGLVLFLLCVLYSSIRTSNNSQVNKLTLTNDESTLIDEGEGRNDGSLADRDNEHRAEDNEKDGVTYSYSFFHFMLFLASLYIMMTLTNWYSPDSSYETMTSKWPSVWVKISSSWICIMLYGWTLIAPLVLTTRDFD from the exons ATGGGAGCTGTGCTTGGGGTTTGTTCGCTAGCCAGCTGG ATACCCTGTTTATGTGGTAGTGCACCATGTCTTCTCTGTGGCTGCTGCCCAAGTGGGAAGAATTCAACAGTGACTCGCTTGATCTTCGCATTCTTTCTGCTGCTTGGAGTGGGAGTGGCTTGTATTATGTTAATGCCAGGAATGGAAGAGCAGCTCAAAAAG ATTCCTGGATTTTGTGATGGCGGAATGGACATTCCTGGAGTCCATGGTCAGGTGAACTGTGATGTGCTGGTCGGATATAAGGCTGTGTACCGGGTTTGCTTTGGCATGGCAATGTTCTTCCTCCTTTTTTCCTTGCTGATGATCAAAGTGAAAAGCAGTCAGGACCCAAGAGCAGCAGTTCACAATGG gTTTTGGTTTTTTAAATTTGCCACAGTGATTGCTATCACAGTGGGTGCTTTCTTCATTCCAGAAGGGCCCTTTACAACAG TCTGGTTCTATGTTGGAATGGCTGGTGCGTTTTGTTTCATCTTAATCCAATTGGTCCTACTCATTGACTTTGCCCACTCTTGGAATGAATCGTGGGTTGAAAAAATGGAAGAGGGCAACTCCAGGTGCTGGTATGCAG CACTGCTGTCAGCAACAGGAATGAACTACCTGCTGTCGCTGGTTGCCATAGTTCTCTTCTACTGTTACTACACACGCCCTGAGGGCTGCACGGAGAACAAGGTCTTCATCAGCTTAAATATGCTGTTATGCATAGCTTCCTCTGTCATGTCCATCCTCCCAAAGATACAG GAGTCCCAACCTCGATCTGGTTTGCTGCAATCTTCTATCATCACATTGTATACTATGTATCTAACATGGTCTGCTATGACTAATGAACCAG ACCGAAAATGCAATCCTAGCTTGCTGAGCATGATCGGCTACAACAGCACaggaacccatgtccctggtcaGGTCATCCAGTGGTGGGATGCACAAGGAATTGTAGGACTGGTTCTATTTTTGCTTTGCGTTCTTTATTCAAG TATCCGGACATCAAATAATAGCCAGGTTAACAAACTGACACTAACTAATGATGAATCTACACTGATAGACGAAGGAGAAGGTCGAAATGATGGTTCCCTGGCTGATCGTGACAATGAACATCGTGCCGAGGACAATGAGAAAGATGGTGTTACATACAGCTACTCCTTCTTTCATTTCATGCTGTTTCTTGCTTCTCTTTATATCATGATGACATTAACCAACTGGTATAG CCCTGATTCCTCATATGAAACAATGACAAGTAAATGGCCATCCGTTTGGGTGAAGATTTCGTCTAGCTGGATCTGCATCATGCTCTATGGCTGGACCCTGATTGCTCCACTTGTTTTGACAACTCGTGATTTTGATTGA